The Piliocolobus tephrosceles isolate RC106 chromosome 3, ASM277652v3, whole genome shotgun sequence genome has a window encoding:
- the JAKMIP1 gene encoding janus kinase and microtubule-interacting protein 1 isoform X1, producing MSKKGRSKGEKPEMETDAVQMANEELRAKLTSIQIEFQQEKSKMDEIKGKDRVILALEKELGVQAGQTQKLLLQKEALDEQLVQVKEAERHHSSPKRELPPGIGDMVELMGVQDQHMDERDVRRFQLKIAELNSVIRKLEDRNTLLADERNELLKRSRETEVQLKPLVEKNKRMNKKNEDLLQSIQRMEEKIKNLTRENVEMKEKLSAQASLKRHTSLNDLSLTRDEQEIEFLRLQVLEQQHVIDDLSLERERLLRSKRHRGKSLKPPKKHVVETFFGFDEESVDSETLSETSYNTDRTDRTPATPEEDLDDTTAREEADLRFCQLTREYQALQRAYALLQEQVGGTLDAEREARTREQLQADLLRCQAKIEDLEKLLVEKGQDSKWVEEKQLLIRTNQDLLEKIYRLEMEENQLKNEMQDAKDQNELLEFRVLELEVRDSICCKLSNGADILFEPKLKFM from the exons aTGGATGAGATCAAAGGGAAAGACCGTGTGATTCTGGCCTTGGAGAAGGAACTTGGCGTGCAGGCTGGGCAGACCCAGAAGCTGCTTCTGCAGAAAGAGGCTTTGGATGAGCAGCTGGTTCAGGTCAAGGAGGCCGAGCGACACCACAGTAGCCCAAAGAGAGAGCTCCCACCAGGGATTGGGGACATGGTGGAGCTCATGGGCGTCCAG gatcaACATATGGACGAGCGAGATGTGAGGCGATTTCAACTAAAAATTGCTGAACTGAATTCAGTGATACGGAAGCTGGAAGACAGAAATACGCTGTTGGCAGATGAGAGGAATGAACTG CTGAAACGCTCACGAGAGACCGAGGTTCAGCTGAAGCCCCTGGTGGAGAAAAACAAACGGATGAACAAGAAGAATGAGGATTTGTTGCAGAGTATCCAGAGGATGGAGGAGAAAATCAAGAACCTCACGCGGGAAAACGTGGAAATG AAAGAAAAGCTGTCAGCACAGGCCTCTCTGAAGCGGCACACCTCCCTGAATGACCTCAGCCTGACGAGGGATGAGCAGGAGATCGAGTTCCTGAGGCTGCAGGTGCTGGAGCAACAGCACGTCATTGACGACCTCTCACTG GAGAGAGAACGGCTGTTGCGCTCCAAAAGGCATCGAGGGAAAAGTCTGAAACCGCCCAAG AAGCATGTTGTGGAGACATTTTTTGGATTTGATGAGGAGTCTGTGGACTCAGAAACATTGTCCGAAACATCCTACAACACAGACAGGACCGACAGGACTCCAGCCACGCCTGAAGAAGACTTGGACGAT ACCACAGCCCGAGAGGAGGCTGACCTGCGCTTCTGCCAGCTGACCCGGGAGTACCAGGCCCTGCAACGTGCCTATGCCCTGCTCCAGGAGCAGGTGGGGGGCACGCTGGATGCTGAGAGGGAGGCCCGG ACTCGGGAGCAGCTACAAGCTGATCTGCTGAGGTGTCAGGCCAAAATTGAAGATTTGGAGAAGTTACTGGTTGAGAAGGGACAG GATTCCAAATGGGTTGAGGAGAAGCAGCTGCTCATCAGAACAAACCAAGACTTGCTGGAAAAG ATTTACAGGCTGGAAATGGAAGAGAACCAGCTGAAGAACGAAATGCAAGACGCCAAGGATCAGAACGAGCTGTTAGAATTCAGAGTGCTAGAACTCGAAGTAAGAGACTCTATCTGTTGTAAGCTCTCAAACGGAGCAGACATTCTCTTTGAACCCAAACTGAAATTCATGTAA